One genomic segment of Sminthopsis crassicaudata isolate SCR6 chromosome 2, ASM4859323v1, whole genome shotgun sequence includes these proteins:
- the LOC141553884 gene encoding uncharacterized protein LOC141553884 isoform X3 gives MKQTRDAAQVKQTREVAEVKRTRDAAEVKQTRDAAEVKQTREVAEVKWTRDASEMKQTRDAAEMKQTRDAAEVKQTREVAGVKQTRDAAEVKQTREVAGVKRTRDAAEVKQTRDVAGVKQTRDAAEVKQTREVAEVKRTRDAAEVKQTRDVEEVKWTRDASEMKQTRDAAQVKKRDDTEVKWTRDAAEVKRTGDIYWTSSWR, from the exons ATGAAACAGACCAGAGATGCTGCACAGGTGAAACAGACCAGAGAAGTTGCAGAGGTGAAACGGaccagagatgctgcagaggtgaaacagaccagagatgctgcagaggtgaaacagACCAGAGAAgttgcagaggtgaaatggaccagagaTGCTTCAGAGATGAAACAGACCAGAGATGCTGCAGAGATGAAACAGaccagagatgctgcagaggtgaaacagACCAGAGAAGTTGCAGGGGTGAAACAGaccagagatgctgcagaggtgaaacagACCAGAGAAGTTGCAGGGGTGAAACGGaccagagatgctgcagaggtgaaacagACCAGAGATGTTGCAGGGGTGAAACAGaccagagatgctgcagaggtgaaacagACCAGAGAAGTTGCAGAGGTGAAACGGaccagagatgctgcagaggtgaaacagACCAGAGATGTTGAAGAG gtgaaatggaccagagaTGCTTCAGAGATGAAACAGACCAGAGATGCTGCACAGGTGAAAAAGAGAGATGAcacagaggtgaaatggaccagagaTGCCGCAGAGGTGAAACGGACTGGAG atatctaTTGGACATCCAGCTGGAGATGA
- the LOC141553884 gene encoding uncharacterized protein LOC141553884 isoform X1: MKQTRDAAQVKQTREVAEVKRTRDAAEVKQTRDAAEVKQTREVAEVKWTRDASEMKQTRDAAEMKQTRDAAEVKQTREVAGVKQTRDAAEVKQTREVAGVKRTRDAAEVKQTRDVAGVKQTRDAAEVKQTREVAEVKRTRDAAEVKQTRDVEEVKQTREVAEVKQTRDAAEVKQTRDAAEVKQTRDVAGVKRTRDAAEVKWTRDASEMKQTRDAAQVKKRDDTEVKWTRDAAEVKRTGDIYWTSSWR, encoded by the exons ATGAAACAGACCAGAGATGCTGCACAGGTGAAACAGACCAGAGAAGTTGCAGAGGTGAAACGGaccagagatgctgcagaggtgaaacagaccagagatgctgcagaggtgaaacagACCAGAGAAgttgcagaggtgaaatggaccagagaTGCTTCAGAGATGAAACAGACCAGAGATGCTGCAGAGATGAAACAGaccagagatgctgcagaggtgaaacagACCAGAGAAGTTGCAGGGGTGAAACAGaccagagatgctgcagaggtgaaacagACCAGAGAAGTTGCAGGGGTGAAACGGaccagagatgctgcagaggtgaaacagACCAGAGATGTTGCAGGGGTGAAACAGaccagagatgctgcagaggtgaaacagACCAGAGAAGTTGCAGAGGTGAAACGGaccagagatgctgcagaggtgaaacagACCAGAGATGTTGAAGAGGTGAAACAGACCAGAGAAGTTGCAGAGGTGAAACAGaccagagatgctgcagaggtgaaacagaccagagatgctgcagaggtgaaacagACCAGAGATGTTGCAGGGGTGAAACGGaccagagatgctgcagaggtgaaatggaccagagaTGCTTCAGAGATGAAACAGACCAGAGATGCTGCACAGGTGAAAAAGAGAGATGAcacagaggtgaaatggaccagagaTGCCGCAGAGGTGAAACGGACTGGAG atatctaTTGGACATCCAGCTGGAGATGA
- the LOC141553884 gene encoding uncharacterized protein LOC141553884 isoform X2 → MKQTRDAAQVKQTREVAEVKRTRDAAEVKQTRDAAEVKQTREVAEVKWTRDASEMKQTRDAAEMKQTRDAAEVKQTREVAGVKQTRDAAEVKQTREVAGVKRTRDAAEVKQTRDVAGVKQTRDAAEVKQTREVAEVKRTRDAAEVKQTRDVEEVKQTREVAEVKQTRDAAEVKQTRDAAEVKQTRDVAGVKRTRDAAEVKWTRDASEMKQTRDAAQVKKRDDTEVKWTRDAAEVKRTGGTKV, encoded by the coding sequence ATGAAACAGACCAGAGATGCTGCACAGGTGAAACAGACCAGAGAAGTTGCAGAGGTGAAACGGaccagagatgctgcagaggtgaaacagaccagagatgctgcagaggtgaaacagACCAGAGAAgttgcagaggtgaaatggaccagagaTGCTTCAGAGATGAAACAGACCAGAGATGCTGCAGAGATGAAACAGaccagagatgctgcagaggtgaaacagACCAGAGAAGTTGCAGGGGTGAAACAGaccagagatgctgcagaggtgaaacagACCAGAGAAGTTGCAGGGGTGAAACGGaccagagatgctgcagaggtgaaacagACCAGAGATGTTGCAGGGGTGAAACAGaccagagatgctgcagaggtgaaacagACCAGAGAAGTTGCAGAGGTGAAACGGaccagagatgctgcagaggtgaaacagACCAGAGATGTTGAAGAGGTGAAACAGACCAGAGAAGTTGCAGAGGTGAAACAGaccagagatgctgcagaggtgaaacagaccagagatgctgcagaggtgaaacagACCAGAGATGTTGCAGGGGTGAAACGGaccagagatgctgcagaggtgaaatggaccagagaTGCTTCAGAGATGAAACAGACCAGAGATGCTGCACAGGTGAAAAAGAGAGATGAcacagaggtgaaatggaccagagaTGCCGCAGAGGTGAAACGGACTGGAGGTACAAAAGTGTAA